One region of Bubalus bubalis isolate 160015118507 breed Murrah chromosome 15, NDDB_SH_1, whole genome shotgun sequence genomic DNA includes:
- the PPP1R16A gene encoding protein phosphatase 1 regulatory subunit 16A isoform X2 — protein MTWKKSCIDDFREMVQQLLEAGARVNARDSECWTPLHAAATCGHLRLVELLIARGADLLAVNTDGNMPYDLCEDEQTLDCLETAMASHGITQDSIEQARALPELHMLEDIRNLLQAGANLDAPRDHGATLLHIAAANGFSEAAALLLEHQASLSAKDRDGWEPLHAAAYWGQVRLVELLVAHGADLNSKSLMDETPLDVCGDEEVRAKLLELKHKHDALLRAQGRQRSLLRRRTSSAGSRGKVVRRVSLTQRTSLYRREHAQEAIVWQQPPPASPEPSEEDEDRQTDAELQPPPLEEEDPEEARPHNGRVGGAPARHLYSKRLDRSVSYQLSPLESASPDALVRAKAHHTLADLKRQRAAAKLQRPPAEGPEAAEAGLPVDTETPQPESGCGVSGEPPLLKLTAPSEEAPVEKRPCCLLM, from the exons AGCTGCATCGACGACTTCCGGGAGATGGTGCAGCAGCTCCTGGAAGCTGGGGCCCGGGTCAATGCCCGCGACAGCGAGTGCTGGACACCGTTGCACGCTGCGGCCACCTGTGGCCATCTGCGCCTGGTGGAGCTGCTCATTGCTCG TGGTGCTGACCTCCTGGCAGTCAACACGGATGGGAACATGCCCTACGACCTGTGTGAGGATGAGCAGACGCTGGACTGCCTGGAGACAGCCATGGCCAGCCATG GCATCACCCAGGACAGCATCGAGCAGGCCCGGGCCCTGCCGGAGCTGCACATGCTGGAGGACATCCGGAACCTGCTGCAGGCAGGGGCCAACCTCGACGCCCCCCGGGACCATGGGGCCACGCTG CTACACATCGCCGCGGCCAACGGGTTCAGCGAGGCGGCCGCCCTGCTGCTGGAGCACCAGGCCAGCCTGAGTGCCAAGGACCGCGATGGCTGGGAGCCGCTGCACGCGGCGGCCTACTGGGGCCAG GTGCGCCTGGTGGAGCTGCTCGTGGCACATGGGGCTGACCTGAACAGCAAGTCCTTGATGGACGAGACGCCTCTCG ATGTGTGCGGGGATGAGGAGGTGCGCGCCAAGCTGCTGGAGCTGAAGCACAAGCACGACGCCCTCCTGCGTGCCCAGGGCCGTCAGCGCTCCCTGCTGCGCCGCCGCACCTCCAGCGCCGGCAGCCGTGG GAAGGTGGTGAGGCGGGTGAGCCTGACCCAGCGCACCAGCCTGTACCGCAGGGAGCACGCCCAGGAGGCCATCGTGTGGCAGCAGCCCCCGCCTGCCAGCCCCGAGCCGTCAGAAGAGGATGAGGACCGCCAGACCGATGCAGAGCTCCAGCCGCCGCCCCTGGAG GAGGAGGACCCCGAAGAGGCCAGGCCGCACAATGGCCGAGTGGGGGGCGCCCCAGCACGGCACCTGTACTCCAAGCGGCTGGACCGGAGCGTCTCCTACCAGCTGAGCCCCCTGGAGAGTGCCTCCCCCGACGCCCTGGTGCGTGCCAAGGCCCACCACACCCTGGCAGATCTCAAGCGCCAGCGGGCTGCTGCCAAGCTGCAACGACCCCCAGCTGAGGGGCCCGAGGCCGCTGAGGCTGGCCTGCCTGTGGACACTGAGACCCCCCAGCCGGAGAGTGGCTGTGGGGTGAGTGGAGAGCCGCCCCTGCTCAAACTCACAGCCCCCTCAGAGGAGGCCCCCGTGGAGAAGAGACCGTGCTGCCTGCTCATGTGA